A window of Clostridium sp. Marseille-P299 contains these coding sequences:
- a CDS encoding N-acetylmuramoyl-L-alanine amidase encodes MHMLYSKKSDKVISEMKVVLDAGHGGFDEGIVHEGRKEKDDNLDLALAVGKLLKEKGIDVGYTRVSDVYEAPIRKAQIANDQKADLLVSLHRNFSSSSYQYSGVESLIYKRGSISEQVAEEINKRLENVGFQNLGVVVKENPAILRRTEMPAILVRVGSIYNAADNELFDEKFDQVADAIAGGIYKGVTGNEWVSTLQKENITEEVQTSAIEGKYLVQFSLFQEQNNAERFVNSMIDIGYPLRIAEKGAAYVVEAADIETLVQAKSLELDLNMLGYDTIVMFE; translated from the coding sequence ATGCATATGTTATATAGTAAGAAAAGTGATAAGGTAATAAGTGAAATGAAAGTAGTCTTAGATGCGGGGCATGGCGGTTTTGATGAGGGAATTGTACATGAAGGCAGAAAAGAAAAAGATGATAATTTGGACCTAGCGTTAGCTGTAGGTAAACTTTTAAAAGAAAAAGGAATTGATGTTGGCTATACAAGAGTGAGTGATGTATATGAAGCACCCATAAGAAAGGCACAAATTGCAAATGATCAGAAGGCTGATTTATTGGTATCACTTCATCGTAATTTTAGTAGCTCATCCTATCAGTATTCGGGAGTGGAATCTCTTATTTATAAAAGAGGAAGCATTAGCGAGCAAGTTGCAGAAGAAATTAATAAACGCCTTGAGAACGTTGGATTTCAAAATTTGGGTGTAGTTGTTAAGGAGAATCCGGCGATTCTTAGAAGAACTGAAATGCCTGCGATCCTTGTAAGAGTTGGTTCTATATATAATGCTGCTGATAATGAACTTTTTGATGAAAAGTTTGATCAGGTAGCGGATGCAATTGCAGGCGGTATCTATAAAGGTGTCACTGGAAATGAGTGGGTTTCTACACTGCAAAAAGAGAATATAACAGAAGAAGTTCAAACCTCTGCTATTGAAGGAAAATATCTTGTGCAATTCTCTTTATTTCAGGAGCAGAATAATGCAGAACGTTTTGTAAATTCTATGATTGATATTGGTTATCCGCTTCGCATTGCTGAGAAGGGAGCTGCTTATGTGGTAGAGGCGGCAGATATTGAAACACTAGTGCAAGCAAAATCTTTAGAATTAGATCTTAACATGCTTGGGTATGATACAATTGTTATGTTTGAATAA
- a CDS encoding MFS transporter → MGNGNRLNYKRTFFIGLAFLSICAFWQLYDNIVPLILKETFHMGETQTGFIMAADNVLALFLLPLFGALSDKTTTKVGKRTPFIVAGTIVSVIFMLFIPIADQQKNIVLFVLSLGAVLLAMGSYRSPAVALMPDLTPKPLRSQANAVINLMGAIGGILTLIFIKFLTPKNEHPNYFIIFSCVASIMVIAVIVLLVFIRENKLIQEMKNTSEEDEFLDTNIELNEVESPKALSKSVKHSLVLLLASIFLWFTAYNAVTTAFSRYAKEVWKMEAGGFANCLLVATGAAIISYIPIGFIATRFGRKKTIIGGILLITLSYLMGCFFFEYSNFINVVFALTGIGWAAINVNSYPMVVEMSKGSNVGKYTGLYYIISMTAQIITPILSGFLLEQISYRILFPYAVTFSIASLLTMIFVKHGDSKPIKKEKILDNFSDID, encoded by the coding sequence ATGGGGAATGGGAATCGATTGAACTATAAGCGTACTTTTTTTATTGGTTTGGCATTTTTATCAATTTGTGCTTTTTGGCAACTATATGATAATATTGTTCCGCTTATATTAAAAGAAACATTTCATATGGGAGAGACACAGACGGGCTTTATAATGGCAGCAGACAATGTGTTAGCCTTATTTTTGCTGCCTTTATTTGGTGCATTATCGGATAAGACAACTACAAAGGTGGGAAAGCGAACACCATTTATTGTAGCTGGAACAATTGTATCCGTAATTTTTATGTTATTTATACCAATCGCTGATCAACAAAAAAACATTGTTTTATTTGTACTGTCATTAGGTGCTGTATTGCTAGCAATGGGATCGTATCGCTCACCTGCAGTAGCATTAATGCCAGATTTAACGCCGAAACCATTAAGAAGTCAAGCAAATGCTGTTATTAATTTAATGGGAGCAATCGGGGGAATTTTAACTTTAATCTTTATAAAATTTTTAACTCCAAAGAATGAACATCCAAATTATTTCATAATATTTAGCTGTGTAGCAAGTATTATGGTAATAGCGGTTATTGTATTATTAGTTTTCATTCGGGAGAATAAATTAATTCAAGAAATGAAGAACACTAGTGAAGAAGATGAGTTTCTTGATACTAATATTGAACTAAATGAAGTAGAATCGCCAAAAGCACTAAGTAAGTCAGTAAAGCATAGTCTAGTTTTATTATTAGCTTCTATTTTCTTGTGGTTCACAGCATATAACGCAGTAACAACAGCCTTTTCTAGGTATGCAAAAGAGGTTTGGAAGATGGAGGCAGGTGGTTTTGCAAACTGCTTATTAGTCGCAACGGGAGCTGCAATTATTAGTTACATACCGATTGGTTTTATAGCAACTCGTTTTGGTAGAAAGAAAACGATTATTGGCGGAATACTATTAATTACCTTATCCTATCTTATGGGATGTTTTTTCTTTGAATATTCGAATTTTATAAATGTTGTTTTTGCATTAACAGGAATTGGATGGGCAGCAATTAACGTAAATTCCTATCCAATGGTGGTGGAAATGAGCAAAGGATCTAATGTTGGTAAGTATACAGGTTTATACTACATCATATCAATGACAGCTCAAATTATAACACCAATTTTATCTGGATTTTTACTAGAACAAATTTCATACCGCATCTTATTTCCATATGCGGTTACCTTTTCAATCGCATCATTATTGACGATGATATTTGTAAAACATGGGGATTCAAAACCTATAAAGAAAGAAAAAATATTAGATAATTTTAGCGACATCGATTAG
- a CDS encoding glycerophosphodiester phosphodiesterase, which yields MRNFFIETKNYIKKNLRSLFLFEVLYKSLFLVVMVPFFSWSLQKLLKLLGYSYLTLANINSFLRSPFTIIYCLVLLTLVSFFITVELISLIIYCFSSIQDRKIGVTQIVFPSIHKTYKLFRNRKNIFLPLFCLMEAIVIGIPLIYNLIVNTRVPSYIAKSIFHNKGIVLVIALIIIMAAFVTFRGIFTLHFCVLDNKTLKEGYRESKNLEQGHIAQILQYLFFFNLILLMAYLLLYLIVILITGVIVYLTLDKSVVVVVFIRFVGQINGYVMIFVSVLTLIANYGVITKLFVTYKEEKENLGHDIEKLQNKIVKSMKDEDKGIRILKRRPLFARGRYIRILTIVTLIVIAFNFYYLVTGFYKGAFVETGSLFGTYVTAHRGASHMAPENTLESIQEAINLVSDYAEIDVQETKDGIVVLLHDSNLKRTCGVNKNIWDVTYEELQTYDAGSWFSKDYVGTKVPTLAEVLELCQGKIKLNIEIKITSHQQNLVEKVVALIDEYDFERQCVVTSTNYSALARVKELNDTIKTGYILSVAYGYFYDNEYADFFSVKSSFINETLVRTAHSLGKEVHAWTLKSRAEVERMKLLGVDNMITDDPLMVRDIIYNDSSVATFKDLFESLVKAD from the coding sequence GTGAGAAATTTTTTTATAGAAACAAAGAATTATATTAAAAAGAATCTTAGAAGTTTATTCTTATTTGAAGTCTTATATAAGTCATTATTTTTAGTAGTTATGGTACCATTCTTTAGTTGGTCACTACAAAAATTACTCAAACTTTTGGGCTATAGTTACTTGACTTTAGCAAATATTAATAGCTTTTTAAGATCACCTTTTACAATAATTTATTGTCTTGTGTTATTAACTTTAGTATCATTTTTTATAACGGTTGAGCTTATTTCTCTAATTATATATTGCTTTTCAAGTATACAAGATCGAAAAATAGGTGTAACGCAAATTGTATTTCCAAGCATTCATAAAACATATAAATTGTTTCGGAATCGGAAGAATATTTTCCTACCTTTGTTTTGTCTTATGGAAGCCATTGTTATTGGTATTCCGCTGATATATAACCTTATTGTGAATACTAGAGTACCCTCCTATATTGCTAAGTCAATTTTTCATAATAAGGGTATTGTACTAGTCATTGCATTAATTATTATAATGGCTGCATTTGTAACGTTTCGAGGTATATTTACGCTACATTTTTGTGTACTTGATAATAAGACATTAAAAGAAGGGTATCGTGAAAGCAAAAACTTAGAACAAGGGCATATAGCGCAAATACTGCAATATCTTTTCTTTTTTAACTTAATTTTACTAATGGCATATTTGTTATTATACCTAATTGTAATACTAATTACAGGAGTAATTGTCTATCTAACGTTAGATAAGTCGGTTGTGGTTGTTGTATTTATAAGATTTGTAGGTCAAATTAATGGCTATGTTATGATATTTGTTTCAGTGCTAACATTAATCGCTAATTATGGAGTAATAACAAAGTTATTTGTGACTTATAAAGAAGAAAAAGAAAATCTAGGTCATGACATTGAAAAGTTACAAAATAAAATTGTAAAATCAATGAAGGACGAGGATAAGGGAATTCGAATCTTAAAGAGAAGACCTTTATTTGCAAGAGGGCGTTATATTCGAATACTAACAATTGTAACATTGATTGTTATTGCCTTTAATTTTTATTATTTAGTAACAGGTTTTTATAAAGGTGCATTCGTTGAGACTGGTTCTTTATTTGGCACATATGTAACTGCGCATCGTGGTGCATCTCATATGGCTCCTGAAAACACATTAGAATCCATACAAGAAGCTATAAATTTGGTGTCCGACTATGCAGAAATTGATGTCCAAGAAACAAAAGATGGTATTGTTGTTTTATTACATGATTCTAACTTAAAACGTACCTGCGGTGTAAATAAGAATATATGGGATGTCACATATGAAGAATTGCAAACATATGATGCTGGTTCGTGGTTTTCAAAAGATTATGTTGGAACGAAGGTACCTACCCTTGCAGAGGTTCTAGAACTTTGTCAGGGAAAAATTAAATTAAATATTGAAATCAAAATAACAAGTCATCAGCAAAACTTAGTTGAAAAAGTGGTTGCATTAATTGATGAATATGATTTTGAAAGACAATGTGTTGTTACTTCTACGAACTATAGTGCTCTTGCAAGAGTAAAAGAATTAAATGATACGATTAAAACAGGATATATACTTTCTGTTGCTTATGGATATTTTTATGATAATGAATATGCCGATTTTTTCAGTGTGAAATCAAGCTTTATCAATGAAACTTTAGTACGTACAGCTCATAGCTTAGGTAAAGAAGTGCATGCTTGGACATTGAAGAGTAGAGCAGAGGTTGAAAGAATGAAATTATTAGGCGTTGATAATATGATTACGGATGATCCTTTAATGGTACGTGATATCATTTACAATGATTCAAGTGTTGCAACTTTTAAAGATCTCTTTGAATCCTTAGTCAAAGCAGATTAA
- the glf gene encoding UDP-galactopyranose mutase, whose product MKFKYVVVGAGLAGLTIAERVANELNEDVLVIEKRNHIGGNVYDSYNEDGILIHNYGPHIFHTNSKKVYSYLSKFTEWNDFWHRVLTYVDGNLIPMPITVETINKLYNLNLSCDEVEEFLKKKAIDIKEIKTSKDVVLSKVGEDIYHKFFENYTKKQWGIDPGEIDTSVISRIPVRANRDTRYFSDPYQGMPKHGYTKMCENMVANKHIKIMLNTDYKEVIKDISYEILIYTGPTDYYYDYKYGKLAYRSIDFVFETKDVESYQEAPVVNYPNDYDYTRITEFKKLTWQDCKKTTIMKEFPTSEGEPYYPFPTKECKEQFALYKNDMEKEENVYFLGRLAEYRYYNMDAVVYSALSLFDKIKNKV is encoded by the coding sequence ATGAAGTTTAAGTATGTAGTAGTTGGGGCAGGTTTAGCAGGATTAACCATTGCAGAACGCGTTGCAAATGAATTGAATGAGGATGTTCTTGTTATAGAAAAGAGAAATCACATTGGGGGCAATGTTTATGATTCTTACAATGAAGATGGTATTTTAATTCACAATTATGGACCACATATCTTCCACACGAACAGTAAAAAAGTTTATTCTTATTTAAGCAAGTTTACTGAGTGGAATGATTTTTGGCACAGAGTGCTAACTTATGTGGATGGAAATCTAATTCCTATGCCAATTACAGTGGAAACCATTAACAAGCTTTATAATTTGAATTTATCTTGTGATGAGGTTGAGGAATTTTTAAAGAAAAAAGCAATCGATATAAAAGAAATTAAAACAAGTAAGGATGTAGTTCTTAGCAAAGTTGGAGAAGATATTTACCATAAATTCTTTGAAAATTATACAAAGAAACAATGGGGTATAGACCCGGGTGAGATTGATACATCTGTAATTAGTCGTATTCCTGTTCGCGCTAACCGAGATACAAGATATTTTAGTGATCCATACCAAGGTATGCCAAAACATGGATATACAAAAATGTGTGAAAATATGGTTGCCAATAAGCATATAAAAATTATGCTAAATACTGATTATAAAGAAGTTATTAAGGATATCTCTTATGAAATTTTAATCTATACTGGACCTACAGATTATTATTATGATTATAAATATGGTAAACTTGCATATCGTAGTATAGATTTTGTTTTTGAGACCAAGGATGTGGAAAGCTATCAAGAGGCTCCTGTGGTAAATTATCCAAACGACTACGATTATACAAGAATCACAGAATTTAAAAAATTAACATGGCAAGACTGTAAAAAGACTACAATCATGAAGGAATTTCCAACTTCAGAGGGTGAGCCATATTATCCATTTCCAACGAAGGAATGTAAAGAACAGTTTGCTCTTTACAAAAATGATATGGAGAAGGAAGAGAATGTTTATTTCTTAGGACGCCTTGCAGAATATCGCTATTACAATATGGATGCGGTCGTTTATAGTGCTTTAAGCTTGTTTGATAAGATTAAAAATAAAGTTTGA
- a CDS encoding glycosyltransferase family 2 protein, whose product MDKLYIVIPAYNEEENIENVIKDWYPVVEKIGGGSKLVIIDDGSKDKTYSIMKEFAKKYKNFEPITKPNGGHGATVLYGYNYAINQGADFVFQTDSDGQTLPEEFDQFWQERNNYAMVIGHRKSRQDGFSRVFVTKTLKYVCKICFHVTITDGNTPFRLMKADVLKENLKLVPENFNLSNVIISVIYAKKKLPVKYIPITFRPRQGGVNSINMKKIFRIGKQAIKDFREINRCIK is encoded by the coding sequence ATGGATAAATTATATATTGTGATCCCTGCATATAATGAGGAAGAGAACATAGAAAATGTAATCAAAGACTGGTATCCCGTCGTTGAAAAAATTGGTGGCGGAAGTAAACTTGTTATTATAGACGATGGTAGTAAGGATAAAACCTATTCCATTATGAAAGAGTTTGCAAAGAAGTATAAAAATTTCGAGCCGATCACAAAGCCGAATGGTGGACATGGTGCAACTGTATTATATGGTTATAATTACGCAATTAATCAGGGTGCAGATTTTGTTTTTCAAACGGATTCCGATGGACAAACATTGCCAGAGGAATTTGACCAATTTTGGCAGGAAAGAAACAACTATGCTATGGTGATTGGCCATAGAAAAAGTAGACAGGATGGATTTTCAAGAGTATTTGTTACAAAGACATTAAAATATGTTTGTAAAATATGCTTTCATGTAACAATAACAGATGGAAATACTCCATTTCGTTTAATGAAGGCAGATGTATTGAAGGAAAATTTAAAGTTAGTTCCTGAAAATTTTAATTTATCCAATGTTATTATTTCGGTGATTTATGCGAAAAAGAAATTACCTGTTAAATATATTCCAATTACGTTTCGACCTAGACAAGGCGGCGTTAATTCGATTAACATGAAAAAGATTTTTCGTATTGGAAAGCAGGCTATAAAAGACTTTAGAGAAATCAATCGATGCATTAAGTAG
- a CDS encoding DUF4397 domain-containing protein: MARYNRTNYRNNSRNEQNLHVAELVENNEGLEQQSATEIKDTLINDTTHLDDLTEIETFSDRRTTPQKKREEKPVEKKVEKKVESKVEEEAQRRLNQNLMNQRMAERKKANETVLHEKIASEERRNQEMIQQEKMRLERLREENAQRERMNQQRMEEERMRRERENQQRMEEERMRRERENQRRMEEERMSKERENQRRMEEERMRRERENQQRMEEERMRRERENQQRMEEERRRRERENQQRMQEEMRQQMTEQQRMQEEKIRKEMMNQQRTKEENMRQEMMNQQKTQEEKMRQQMMEQKNMCEEKLNEERMNQEKLRDEMMRQERTNNQRMLEEKLRQERESHENLCGEKMRKEMMNQKMMWEEKMRMEMMNQNKMCEEKMNRGMEKQEESCEDILRRRRMNHPCMQKEMYPHKHMEKKTCARNEVLDSREMDSYHSCKKVTPVGCENTLYEDNLCDKRHSTVINHVRVRILHAAVGFEPIFVVIGNRPLVDGLGFGKISAYDRIADGFGTVMVYHQSSKERPICTAVIPFMAGTRVTLAVVNSVRGVQVIQIPDDTCTGRTSDRATFRVANLTFDDGPFDVTLSDGTLVFSDVNVKEVTVLKQALAGDYDFYVSGTPVNLMNSSNTNLQNMQYNQDEVTPQFNFYQRIVPDKMYTACIIGGYNTSSPLQVLVIEN, translated from the coding sequence ATGGCACGTTATAATAGAACCAATTATAGAAACAATTCAAGAAATGAACAAAATCTTCATGTAGCAGAATTGGTTGAAAACAATGAGGGATTAGAACAACAAAGTGCAACAGAAATAAAGGATACTTTGATAAACGATACAACTCATTTGGATGATTTAACTGAGATAGAAACATTTTCAGATCGTAGAACGACTCCGCAAAAAAAGAGAGAAGAAAAACCTGTAGAGAAAAAAGTGGAAAAAAAGGTAGAAAGTAAAGTAGAAGAAGAAGCCCAAAGAAGATTAAACCAAAATTTAATGAATCAAAGAATGGCAGAGAGAAAAAAAGCAAATGAAACAGTTCTCCATGAAAAAATAGCAAGTGAAGAACGAAGAAATCAGGAAATGATTCAGCAGGAGAAAATGCGATTAGAAAGACTAAGAGAAGAGAATGCGCAACGAGAAAGAATGAATCAACAAAGGATGGAAGAAGAGAGGATGCGAAGAGAAAGAGAGAATCAACAAAGGATGGAAGAAGAGAGAATGCGAAGAGAAAGAGAAAATCAACGAAGGATGGAAGAGGAGAGAATGAGTAAGGAAAGAGAAAATCAACGAAGGATGGAAGAAGAGAGAATGCGAAGAGAAAGAGAGAATCAGCAAAGGATGGAAGAGGAGAGAATGCGAAGAGAAAGAGAGAATCAACAAAGGATGGAAGAGGAAAGACGGCGAAGAGAAAGAGAGAATCAACAAAGGATGCAAGAAGAAATGCGTCAACAAATGACGGAACAACAAAGAATGCAAGAAGAAAAAATTCGCAAAGAGATGATGAATCAACAAAGAACAAAAGAAGAGAATATGAGACAAGAGATGATGAATCAACAAAAGACGCAGGAAGAAAAGATGCGTCAGCAAATGATGGAACAAAAAAATATGTGTGAAGAAAAATTAAATGAGGAAAGAATGAACCAAGAAAAACTAAGAGATGAAATGATGCGACAAGAAAGAACGAATAATCAAAGAATGCTTGAAGAAAAGCTTCGCCAAGAAAGAGAAAGTCATGAAAATTTATGTGGAGAAAAGATGCGCAAAGAAATGATGAATCAAAAGATGATGTGGGAAGAGAAAATGCGCATGGAAATGATGAACCAAAATAAAATGTGTGAAGAAAAAATGAATCGTGGTATGGAAAAACAAGAAGAATCCTGTGAAGATATCCTAAGAAGAAGGAGAATGAATCATCCATGCATGCAAAAAGAGATGTATCCTCATAAGCATATGGAAAAAAAGACTTGTGCAAGAAATGAAGTCTTAGATTCAAGAGAAATGGATTCTTATCATTCTTGTAAAAAGGTCACACCAGTTGGATGCGAGAATACCTTATACGAAGATAATTTATGTGATAAGAGACATAGTACAGTAATAAATCATGTAAGGGTTCGAATTCTTCATGCAGCAGTTGGCTTTGAGCCTATATTTGTTGTTATAGGTAATCGCCCATTAGTGGATGGCTTGGGATTTGGTAAAATTAGTGCGTATGATCGGATTGCAGATGGTTTTGGCACGGTAATGGTATATCATCAATCCTCTAAAGAAAGACCGATTTGTACGGCAGTTATTCCGTTTATGGCGGGTACAAGAGTGACATTGGCAGTGGTGAACTCTGTTAGGGGAGTTCAAGTAATACAAATTCCAGATGATACTTGTACGGGAAGAACTAGTGATAGAGCTACTTTTAGAGTTGCGAATTTAACCTTTGATGATGGTCCGTTTGATGTAACTTTAAGTGATGGAACATTAGTATTCTCAGATGTTAATGTAAAAGAAGTAACAGTATTAAAGCAAGCTCTAGCTGGAGATTATGATTTTTATGTATCAGGAACACCAGTCAATCTAATGAACTCATCCAATACGAATCTACAAAATATGCAATATAACCAAGATGAGGTAACACCTCAATTTAATTTCTATCAAAGAATTGTACCAGATAAGATGTATACAGCTTGCATTATTGGTGGCTATAATACTTCTTCACCACTTCAAGTTCTTGTAATTGAAAATTAA
- a CDS encoding DUF2298 domain-containing protein: MKEKQVFTIIKYVASILLFGIIFYIAYKLLGEDVKPFAQWWFTLLVLGIVFYPMAGIVFKKFHDGGWLFSKTIGLAISGWLLWFLSSLKLFRFTSTNAWICVGICLAFNLIILAYQWGHTSPDSEGSLKIKYNFSHNKLLAILLSEAMFLILFLLWCYMRGFKPEAYGTEKFMDYGFMTTMMRAEYMPPEDLWFSGNSINYYYVGQYMATYMTKLSGVLVSYGYNLMMMTLAAFGFVLPYSIVYNVAKVFVSDLRLRKRNTGKQQDEYYGNGSRSFIPSLAGLTAGTAVCFAGNLHYPIYKWIVPFINKMKGIESTSYWFPNATRYIGYNPETTDKTIHEFPVYSFVLGDLHAHVINIIFVLTVLALLFAFLMYRKDKMDSLRLGITIPMESMVKEVFHPTILLLGFFIGLFRTTNFWDFPIYFVVSGAIILFSNAVLYQFKKKTIILTALHAVVVFAIGEFTALPFTLNFNQISTKICLTVARTPIYQLLILWGLPIILVIIYIMNRWSDLSKEGYITGVSLDSNGKKKSNLNSVADEDGKVTFVPEKNKLFQFIENLPIADLFMVTIGLCAIGLILMPEVIYVQDIYSGDYKRANTMFKLTYQAFIMFGLSISYIMVRYILISKNLKRRVIGVIAGILFISTVCYANNAIKSWYGDISKSENYKTLDASAFMEKESMDDYLATKWLNENVTGMPVVLEAQGDSYTFYQRVSVITGLPTVMGWKTHEWLWRSDETGAYPAICEERANDIDAIYNAQNVEDAKILLEKYNVSYIYVGALEREKYVNMNETVLGELGEVVFEVASDENQLAPTYIIKIK, from the coding sequence ATGAAAGAGAAACAAGTATTTACTATAATAAAATATGTGGCATCTATCTTGTTATTTGGAATAATATTTTACATTGCCTATAAACTTCTAGGTGAGGATGTCAAGCCATTTGCACAATGGTGGTTCACCTTATTGGTACTTGGAATTGTATTTTACCCAATGGCAGGGATTGTATTTAAAAAATTTCATGATGGTGGATGGCTATTTTCTAAAACAATTGGCCTAGCAATCTCTGGTTGGTTGTTATGGTTTTTATCTTCTTTAAAGCTATTTCGTTTTACCAGTACGAATGCGTGGATCTGCGTTGGAATTTGCTTGGCTTTTAATTTGATTATTTTAGCATATCAATGGGGCCATACCTCACCAGATTCTGAAGGTAGTTTAAAGATTAAATATAACTTTAGTCATAATAAGTTATTGGCTATTTTACTTTCAGAAGCAATGTTTTTAATCTTGTTTTTATTATGGTGTTATATGAGAGGGTTTAAACCAGAAGCATATGGCACTGAAAAATTCATGGATTATGGGTTTATGACAACTATGATGAGAGCGGAATATATGCCGCCAGAAGATTTATGGTTCTCAGGCAACTCAATTAATTATTATTACGTAGGACAGTATATGGCGACTTATATGACAAAATTGTCAGGTGTACTTGTTTCCTATGGCTATAATTTAATGATGATGACATTAGCTGCCTTTGGTTTCGTTCTCCCATATTCTATTGTTTATAATGTAGCGAAAGTATTTGTTTCGGATTTGCGATTAAGAAAGAGAAATACAGGTAAACAACAAGATGAGTATTATGGGAATGGATCCCGTTCTTTCATTCCAAGTTTAGCAGGACTTACAGCAGGGACTGCAGTATGCTTTGCTGGTAACTTACATTACCCAATTTATAAATGGATTGTTCCTTTTATTAATAAAATGAAAGGAATTGAATCTACTTCATATTGGTTTCCAAATGCAACAAGATACATTGGTTATAACCCAGAGACCACTGATAAAACAATACATGAGTTTCCAGTGTATTCCTTTGTTTTAGGTGATTTACACGCTCATGTAATTAACATTATCTTTGTCTTAACTGTATTAGCACTTTTGTTTGCATTTTTAATGTATCGAAAAGATAAGATGGATTCACTAAGGTTGGGAATTACAATCCCGATGGAGTCTATGGTAAAAGAAGTATTCCATCCGACTATACTTTTACTTGGCTTTTTTATAGGCTTATTCCGCACTACGAATTTCTGGGATTTTCCGATATATTTTGTAGTATCAGGTGCAATTATTTTATTTTCAAATGCAGTTCTTTATCAATTTAAGAAAAAAACGATTATCCTTACAGCATTACATGCGGTTGTTGTTTTTGCAATTGGAGAATTTACAGCCTTACCGTTTACACTTAATTTTAATCAGATTTCAACTAAGATTTGCTTAACAGTGGCAAGAACACCAATTTATCAGCTCCTTATCTTATGGGGATTGCCAATTATTCTAGTTATTATTTATATCATGAACCGATGGAGTGATTTATCAAAAGAAGGATATATCACAGGTGTAAGTTTAGATAGCAATGGAAAGAAAAAGTCAAACTTAAATTCTGTGGCTGATGAAGATGGAAAAGTAACATTTGTTCCTGAAAAAAATAAATTATTTCAATTTATAGAAAACTTACCGATTGCTGATTTATTTATGGTGACCATTGGACTTTGTGCAATAGGCTTGATTCTAATGCCTGAAGTAATCTATGTTCAAGATATTTATTCAGGTGATTACAAAAGAGCAAATACTATGTTTAAGTTAACTTATCAAGCATTTATAATGTTTGGTTTGAGTATTTCCTATATTATGGTTCGCTATATATTGATATCTAAGAATTTAAAGCGCAGAGTAATTGGTGTTATTGCAGGCATTTTATTTATATCTACGGTATGTTATGCTAATAATGCAATAAAATCATGGTATGGTGATATTTCAAAAAGCGAGAATTATAAAACTCTTGATGCATCTGCATTTATGGAAAAGGAATCCATGGATGATTATTTAGCAACAAAGTGGCTAAATGAAAATGTTACTGGTATGCCGGTAGTACTTGAAGCTCAAGGAGATAGTTATACATTTTATCAACGTGTATCAGTTATTACGGGTCTACCAACGGTTATGGGATGGAAAACTCATGAATGGTTATGGAGAAGTGATGAGACTGGTGCATATCCAGCCATTTGCGAAGAGAGAGCAAATGATATTGATGCTATCTATAACGCTCAAAATGTAGAAGACGCTAAAATACTATTAGAAAAGTATAATGTATCTTATATTTATGTTGGGGCACTAGAACGTGAGAAGTATGTGAATATGAATGAAACTGTCTTAGGAGAATTAGGTGAGGTTGTATTTGAAGTAGCAAGTGATGAGAATCAATTAGCTCCTACCTATATTATAAAAATAAAATAA